The following coding sequences lie in one Treponema socranskii subsp. buccale genomic window:
- a CDS encoding MBL fold metallo-hydrolase produces MRSIVKIKKLEQTIEFTSDGSLRFFFIGTGSAFAKKYFQNNVLIIKGKDHVLVDCGAVCPYAMYTYHSSIASVRNLLITHSHADHIGGLEEVALVGRYTTKIRPKMVITDQYKKILWNQSLKGGCAYGEYTDGAFMTFEDYFDQITPRQIARLPRPLYEANVGSINIKLYRTHHIPDKTGSWRTSFYSVGVLIDDRILFPGDTQFDRELLDWMCGSYDVEYIFHDCQFFPGGVHAYYEDLKTLPADMKKKMLLCHYGDNVDQYDAKKDGFAGFTKRGVYYDFGK; encoded by the coding sequence ATGAGGTCTATCGTGAAAATCAAAAAGCTTGAGCAGACAATCGAATTTACGAGCGACGGCAGCCTCCGCTTCTTTTTTATCGGGACGGGAAGCGCCTTTGCGAAAAAGTATTTTCAAAACAACGTGCTGATCATAAAAGGCAAAGATCACGTGCTCGTCGACTGCGGAGCCGTCTGTCCCTACGCGATGTACACCTATCATTCGTCCATCGCGTCCGTAAGAAATTTGCTCATCACGCATTCGCACGCGGATCACATAGGCGGGCTCGAAGAAGTGGCGCTCGTCGGCCGCTACACGACGAAGATCCGTCCGAAGATGGTCATCACCGATCAATATAAAAAAATTTTATGGAACCAATCGCTCAAAGGCGGCTGCGCATACGGCGAATACACCGACGGCGCCTTTATGACCTTTGAAGATTATTTCGACCAGATAACGCCGCGTCAAATCGCGCGCCTCCCGCGCCCGCTCTACGAAGCGAACGTCGGCTCCATCAATATCAAACTCTACCGCACACATCACATCCCGGACAAAACCGGTTCATGGCGTACGTCTTTTTATTCCGTCGGCGTGCTGATCGACGACCGCATCCTCTTTCCGGGCGACACGCAGTTCGACAGGGAGCTCCTCGACTGGATGTGCGGTTCGTACGATGTCGAATACATCTTTCACGATTGTCAATTTTTCCCCGGAGGAGTACACGCGTATTACGAAGACTTGAAAACGCTTCCGGCCGACATGAAAAAGAAAATGCTTTTGTGCCACTACGGCGACAACGTCGATCAGTACGACGCGAAAAAAGACGGCTTTGCGGGATTCACAAAGCGCGGCGTCTATTACGATTTCGGAAAATAA
- a CDS encoding HAD family hydrolase produces MKIYRVPKKLKTIVFDIDSTLYTNEAYVSHQSEVQLRRFANVRGISEREARTMFDDYRSEWSKTHGGKKISESNTLAALGIPIETTVVWRNELIEPADFLSRDEKLIAVLQTLKKSYALVCVTNNPVSVGRKTLSVLGVEDCIAYVIGLDTFGKSKPAREPFEEAARKTEAAIEECLSVGDRYDIDIVLPLDLGMGGILVDGVSDVYELPNVLNFPRK; encoded by the coding sequence ATGAAAATATATCGCGTGCCGAAAAAACTCAAGACGATCGTTTTCGACATCGATTCGACGCTGTATACGAACGAAGCGTACGTATCTCACCAAAGCGAAGTCCAGCTCCGCCGCTTCGCCAACGTGCGCGGCATATCCGAAAGAGAAGCCCGGACGATGTTCGACGATTACCGAAGCGAATGGTCGAAAACGCACGGCGGGAAAAAAATCAGCGAAAGCAATACGTTAGCCGCGCTCGGCATTCCGATCGAAACGACCGTCGTATGGCGGAACGAGCTCATCGAACCGGCAGATTTTTTATCGCGCGACGAAAAGCTCATCGCCGTTTTGCAGACGCTTAAAAAATCGTACGCGCTCGTCTGCGTTACGAACAATCCCGTAAGTGTCGGACGTAAAACGCTTTCCGTACTCGGCGTCGAAGACTGCATCGCTTACGTCATCGGACTCGATACGTTCGGAAAATCGAAACCCGCGCGGGAACCCTTCGAAGAAGCCGCACGCAAAACGGAGGCGGCAATCGAAGAATGCCTCAGCGTCGGAGACCGCTACGACATCGATATCGTTCTGCCGCTTGACCTGGGCATGGGAGGAATCCTCGTCGACGGCGTTTCGGACGTGTACGAACTGCCGAATGTGTTGAATTTTCCGCGTAAATAA